The Solanum pennellii chromosome 11, SPENNV200 sequence taaaaatggttTCTCTCTTTACTTCATACTTTCTTCCTTTAGTACTTATCGCAaccattttcaactttcaaacTTCTTTATGTGACATTAATGCAGACGAGGCATTAATAACAGGTATATGTAGACAAGTACAAGATCTTCAGTTTTGTTTGATCACTTTTAGACAAATCATACCTTCTCATCCATATGTTCCTGAATTAGTAACCCGAGCTGCTATCACCAAATCATTACAAAATGCTAATGACAACCGTGCTTTCGTAGAGAAAGCTATAACAAATGCAAAAGACAAAGAGACCAAAGACTTGTATAGTATTTGTGACAGCAGTTATGGGTTGTTGATAACCGTGCTTCAAGATGCTGCTAAATCCTTAACTAACAAGGATTACAATGGCTTGGAAAATGACCTGGCTAAGTGTCCCCAATTTGTAAGCGACTGCCAGAATGTACTCGGTAGTAAAACAACGCGTGAAATGGTAGATAGAAGTAGAAAACAGTTTGATCTTGTATTAATGGCAAAAATTGCTGAACAACTCATTAAAAAATAGGTCGTTTATGTAATCATTgtaaattaatttgtttttcaatcaaaagaaattattgaTATTTCAATAAATCATACTTactttctcatttatttttataataaaatcttATTCAAACTCAACCTCATTATCATAAATCTAAGAGGATGATTTATTTGTCATAATACATTATATTTCTTAATCAAgtgattaatgttttatttcttgaaaagtTTAATTCCTCTCCAACGAGACTCCATTCGATTAGACTCATCATCTTGCGTATAAActccaaatttgaaataatgatGATCTCCGCCTCTTCCTAATGGTTCGTGCTTGAGAATTCCATTAATATAAACTTTTAATTTACTTGCACCAACAT is a genomic window containing:
- the LOC107003546 gene encoding uncharacterized protein LOC107003546; translation: MVSLFTSYFLPLVLIATIFNFQTSLCDINADEALITGICRQVQDLQFCLITFRQIIPSHPYVPELVTRAAITKSLQNANDNRAFVEKAITNAKDKETKDLYSICDSSYGLLITVLQDAAKSLTNKDYNGLENDLAKCPQFVSDCQNVLGSKTTREMVDRSRKQFDLVLMAKIAEQLIKK